In a genomic window of Amycolatopsis japonica:
- a CDS encoding wax ester/triacylglycerol synthase family O-acyltransferase — MMSGLQLSALDVAFLCLESETTPMHMGAVVTFRPHGQVHARELTTLLAERAARLPKLRQRPRTALFPPGAAIWADDPDFVASEHISHHHLSSLYEPDPLSAYASRWMGRPLDTGKPLWDLHLVTGLPDGEFALLLKLHHALTDGAGAYAVAVGLLDGLPRPARRAHSGAAPPPPRSPVDAVKEAVGSTLTQAGIASSVVRATRSPLSPISAPPSTERRLGLVRLDTAEIRRIRRTHGGTANDVVLAILSGALREWMINRGQRADDRTLRALIPVSVRGRSAEQLGGNKLSGYLCELPVGLDDPVERLLAVQREMSRNKAAGPARGAGAFPLLADRMPPMLHRLGSKAAGLAAPLLFDLVVTTVPVPPNRLTLDGTQVSGVYPFVPLAPRQAVGIAVATYRDSVHIGLQANGAAVSDVGSLRDGVLKSASRLLDTA, encoded by the coding sequence ATGATGTCAGGCCTGCAGCTGAGCGCACTCGATGTCGCTTTCCTTTGCCTGGAAAGCGAAACGACGCCCATGCACATGGGGGCGGTGGTCACCTTCCGCCCGCACGGGCAGGTGCACGCGCGCGAGCTGACCACGCTGCTCGCCGAGCGGGCGGCACGCCTCCCCAAACTGCGTCAGCGTCCCCGCACCGCGCTGTTCCCGCCCGGCGCCGCGATCTGGGCCGACGACCCGGATTTCGTTGCCAGTGAACATATTTCACATCACCACCTGAGTTCCCTGTACGAACCGGACCCGCTCTCCGCCTACGCGTCACGGTGGATGGGGCGGCCGCTCGACACCGGAAAACCGTTGTGGGACTTGCATCTCGTCACCGGCCTGCCGGACGGCGAGTTCGCGTTGCTGCTGAAACTGCACCACGCGCTGACCGACGGGGCGGGCGCGTACGCCGTCGCCGTCGGCCTGCTCGACGGGCTCCCCCGGCCTGCCCGGCGCGCCCACAGCGGTGCCGCACCGCCCCCGCCACGGTCCCCTGTGGACGCTGTGAAGGAAGCGGTCGGCTCGACGCTGACCCAGGCCGGGATCGCGTCGTCGGTGGTGCGCGCGACGCGTTCGCCGCTGTCCCCGATCAGCGCGCCGCCGTCGACCGAACGACGGCTCGGCCTCGTCCGGCTGGACACGGCCGAGATCCGCCGGATCCGCCGGACCCACGGCGGGACCGCGAACGACGTCGTGCTGGCGATCCTCAGCGGCGCGCTGCGGGAATGGATGATCAACCGCGGCCAGCGCGCCGACGACCGGACCCTGCGGGCGCTCATCCCGGTCAGCGTGCGCGGGCGGTCCGCCGAGCAGCTCGGCGGGAACAAGCTGTCCGGGTACCTCTGCGAGCTGCCGGTCGGCCTCGACGATCCGGTGGAGAGGCTGCTGGCCGTCCAGCGCGAGATGAGCCGGAACAAGGCCGCGGGCCCGGCGCGGGGCGCGGGCGCCTTCCCGCTGCTCGCCGACCGGATGCCGCCGATGCTGCACCGGCTCGGTTCGAAGGCCGCCGGGCTGGCCGCGCCGCTGCTGTTCGACCTCGTGGTGACCACGGTGCCGGTGCCGCCCAACCGGCTCACCCTGGACGGGACGCAGGTTTCGGGCGTGTACCCGTTCGTGCCGCTGGCGCCGCGGCAGGCGGTCGGGATCGCGGTGGCGACCTACCGCGACTCGGTCCACATCGGACTGCAGGCGAACGGGGCGGCGGTCTCGGACGTGGGTTCGCTGCGGGACGGCGTGCTCAAGTCCGCTTCGCGCCTGCTGGACACCGCCTAG
- a CDS encoding DinB family protein: MTDEPKRPEPPLTGDERTQLNGFLDFLRATVVWKCSGLTDEQARRPLVPSELTTVAGLLGHLTLVEQYWFTVVLNGQEDVWKEALEADPDAEFRVAMQTPIEQLIAAYEAECERSRKIVEAMGLDDEVPFRGDRKVNVRFVVAHMIEETGRHAGHLDLLRELTDGLTGE, from the coding sequence ATGACCGACGAACCGAAGCGCCCCGAACCGCCGCTCACCGGCGACGAGCGCACCCAGCTGAACGGCTTCCTCGACTTCCTCCGCGCCACCGTCGTGTGGAAGTGCTCCGGCCTCACCGACGAGCAGGCCCGGCGGCCGCTCGTCCCCAGCGAACTGACCACCGTCGCCGGTCTGCTCGGGCATCTGACCCTCGTCGAGCAGTACTGGTTCACCGTGGTACTCAACGGACAGGAGGACGTCTGGAAGGAGGCACTGGAAGCCGATCCGGACGCCGAGTTCCGGGTCGCCATGCAGACCCCGATCGAGCAGCTGATCGCCGCCTACGAGGCCGAGTGCGAGCGGAGCCGCAAGATCGTCGAAGCGATGGGGCTGGACGACGAGGTCCCCTTCCGCGGCGACCGCAAGGTCAACGTCCGGTTCGTGGTCGCGCACATGATCGAGGAGACCGGCAGGCACGCCGGCCACCTCGACCTGTTGCGCGAGCTGACGGACGGTCTCACCGGGGAGTGA
- a CDS encoding DUF1295 domain-containing protein has product MPLGGTLAVTAGATLLAFVVTFGIARWRKRYDTVDTLWGPGFALVALVAAPLGDGSVALRVVTALLTAIWGIRLGVHLHLRNHKLPEDPRYVRMAESAGPNPALKLFIRVYLVQAVVLWFVSLPVQFAMYGDTFGVTAWLGVAVWLVGFGFETIGDEQLRRFKADPGNKGKVLDSGLWRYTRHPNYFGDACVWWGLYLLACSSWVGAATVLSPIAMTYTLAKGTGKPLLEKGLRRSRPGYATYVERTSGFFPLPPRRVTPR; this is encoded by the coding sequence ATGCCCCTCGGCGGGACCCTCGCGGTCACGGCGGGCGCGACGCTGCTGGCCTTCGTCGTCACCTTCGGCATCGCGCGGTGGCGGAAGCGGTACGACACCGTCGACACGCTGTGGGGGCCGGGCTTCGCGCTCGTCGCGCTGGTGGCGGCCCCGCTCGGGGACGGGTCGGTCGCGCTGCGCGTGGTCACCGCGCTGCTGACCGCGATCTGGGGCATACGCCTCGGCGTCCACCTCCACCTGCGAAACCACAAGTTGCCCGAGGACCCGCGCTATGTGCGGATGGCCGAGAGCGCCGGCCCGAATCCGGCGCTCAAGCTGTTCATCCGCGTGTACCTCGTGCAGGCCGTGGTGCTCTGGTTCGTCTCGCTGCCGGTCCAGTTCGCGATGTACGGCGACACCTTCGGGGTGACGGCGTGGCTGGGCGTCGCGGTGTGGCTGGTCGGCTTCGGGTTCGAGACGATCGGCGACGAGCAGTTGCGCCGCTTCAAGGCCGACCCGGGCAACAAGGGGAAGGTGCTCGACAGCGGGCTGTGGCGCTACACCCGGCATCCCAACTACTTCGGGGACGCGTGCGTGTGGTGGGGCCTGTACCTGCTGGCGTGTTCGAGCTGGGTGGGGGCGGCGACCGTGCTGTCGCCGATCGCGATGACGTACACGCTGGCCAAGGGGACCGGAAAACCTTTGCTGGAGAAGGGTTTGCGGCGTTCGCGGCCGGGATACGCGACGTACGTCGAGCGGACCAGCGGATTCTTCCCGCTGCCCCCTCGCCGCGTCACTCCCCGGTGA
- a CDS encoding SAM-dependent methyltransferase, with product MPNSPVSRLAPFVERLLGGALPVGLRTWDGVRAGPPDAPTVVLHNRRALRRLLYAPGELGLARAYVSGDLDVDGDLADGFRRIWALTRSGAVRGAKLGPRDWAEALRLAVGLGVVGPPPKPPAEEARLSGKLHTLLRDKSAIAHHYDLGNAFYQLLMDESMAYSSAYWTSEEEGYDLEQAQWDKLELICRKLGLRPGMRLLDVGCGWGSLLVHAAKHHGVTAVGITLSAEQLQHVRGRLVQHDLEDRVEVRRQDYRELRDEPFDAVASIEMGEHVGEENYPEYTRTLYRMLKPTGRLVLQQMSRGAVAPGGGAFIERYIAPDMTMRPLSRTLGHLETAGFEIRDVHALREHYVRTVRAWEKTLESNWDDVVALIGESGARVWRLYLVGGALAFEENRMGVDQILAVRSSEEGLSALPATREWS from the coding sequence ATGCCGAACAGTCCCGTGTCCCGCCTAGCCCCGTTCGTCGAGCGGCTCCTCGGTGGCGCCCTTCCGGTCGGTCTGCGTACCTGGGATGGCGTACGCGCCGGTCCGCCGGATGCCCCGACCGTGGTGCTCCACAACCGCCGTGCCCTGCGCCGTCTCCTCTACGCCCCCGGCGAATTGGGCCTGGCCAGGGCGTACGTCTCTGGTGATCTCGACGTCGATGGCGATCTCGCCGACGGATTCCGCCGGATCTGGGCGCTGACCCGTTCGGGCGCCGTGCGCGGTGCGAAGCTCGGCCCGCGCGACTGGGCCGAGGCCCTGCGTCTCGCCGTGGGCCTCGGTGTCGTCGGGCCGCCGCCCAAACCGCCCGCCGAGGAGGCCCGGCTGTCCGGGAAGCTGCACACCCTGCTCCGCGACAAGTCGGCGATCGCGCACCACTACGACCTCGGCAACGCCTTCTACCAGCTGTTGATGGATGAATCGATGGCCTACTCGTCGGCGTACTGGACGTCCGAGGAGGAGGGTTACGACCTCGAACAGGCTCAGTGGGACAAGCTCGAACTGATCTGCCGCAAGCTCGGCCTGCGCCCGGGGATGCGGCTGCTCGACGTCGGCTGCGGCTGGGGCTCGCTCCTGGTGCACGCGGCGAAACATCACGGCGTGACCGCCGTCGGGATCACGCTGTCGGCGGAGCAGCTGCAGCACGTCCGCGGCCGCCTCGTCCAGCACGATCTGGAGGATCGCGTCGAAGTCCGGCGGCAGGACTACCGCGAACTGCGTGACGAGCCCTTCGACGCCGTCGCCTCCATCGAGATGGGTGAGCACGTCGGCGAGGAGAACTACCCCGAGTACACGCGGACGCTGTACCGGATGCTCAAGCCCACCGGACGGCTGGTCCTGCAGCAGATGTCACGCGGCGCGGTGGCGCCCGGCGGAGGCGCGTTCATCGAGCGCTACATCGCCCCCGACATGACGATGCGGCCGCTGAGCCGCACGCTCGGGCATCTGGAGACCGCCGGGTTCGAGATCCGCGACGTCCACGCGTTGCGAGAGCACTACGTGCGCACGGTACGGGCCTGGGAGAAGACGCTCGAAAGCAACTGGGACGACGTCGTCGCGCTGATCGGTGAATCCGGCGCGCGCGTCTGGCGGCTGTACTTGGTCGGCGGGGCGCTCGCGTTCGAGGAGAACCGGATGGGCGTCGACCAGATCCTCGCGGTCCGGTCGTCGGAAGAAGGCTTGAGCGCGCTGCCCGCCACCCGGGAGTGGTCCTGA
- a CDS encoding NAD(P)/FAD-dependent oxidoreductase, producing MLHVHTKGQRIGVIGSGVAGLTAAYLLQRRYEVLLFEAEDRLGGHAHTHDVPSAHGGTVGVDSGFIVHNERTYPNLLRLFAELGVATRDTEMSMSIRCDGCGLQYAGAKGLKGLFAQPRNVARGRYLRMLADVKRFHRHARRVLEAPEAGDVTLGAFLAIGGYTKYFVDHFMLPVVSTVWSADRTDTLKYPARYLFEFLRNHGMLSVGGSPKWRTVVGGSREYVERAAKQLTAVHLSTPVRSVKRTARGIEVRDDADTRHRLDKVVLATHADQALKLLASPTAAEQDLLGTFRYSSNEAWLHTDTGVLPTAESARAGWNYATPFCGAHHGAVQVSYDMNRLMRLDEPTGYVVTLNPGAGPADGSVLAKMTYEHPVYTPESVAAQRRLPELNDGTVAFAGAYHGWGFHEDGCASGVRAAENFGVRW from the coding sequence ATGCTTCACGTGCACACCAAGGGTCAACGCATCGGAGTCATCGGCAGCGGCGTGGCCGGCCTCACGGCCGCCTATCTGCTGCAACGCCGCTACGAGGTACTGCTGTTCGAAGCCGAGGACAGGCTGGGCGGGCACGCGCACACCCACGACGTCCCGAGCGCGCACGGCGGCACCGTCGGCGTCGACTCCGGATTCATCGTGCACAACGAGCGTACCTATCCGAACCTGCTCCGCCTGTTCGCCGAACTGGGCGTCGCCACCCGCGACACCGAGATGTCGATGAGCATCCGCTGCGACGGCTGCGGGCTCCAGTACGCCGGCGCGAAGGGCCTGAAAGGCCTGTTCGCGCAGCCGCGCAACGTCGCACGAGGCCGCTACCTGCGGATGCTCGCCGACGTCAAGCGCTTCCACCGGCACGCGAGGCGCGTCCTCGAAGCGCCCGAGGCCGGAGACGTCACCCTCGGTGCCTTCCTCGCGATCGGCGGGTACACGAAGTACTTCGTCGACCACTTCATGCTCCCGGTCGTTTCGACCGTCTGGTCCGCCGACCGGACCGACACGCTCAAGTACCCCGCGCGTTACCTGTTCGAGTTCCTCCGCAACCACGGGATGCTGTCGGTCGGCGGGTCCCCGAAGTGGCGCACCGTCGTCGGCGGCTCCCGCGAGTACGTCGAGCGGGCGGCCAAACAGCTGACCGCCGTGCATCTGTCGACTCCGGTCCGCTCGGTCAAGCGCACCGCGCGCGGCATCGAGGTCCGCGACGACGCCGACACACGGCACCGGCTCGACAAGGTCGTCCTGGCCACGCACGCGGACCAGGCGCTGAAGCTGCTCGCGTCGCCGACCGCGGCCGAGCAAGACCTCCTCGGGACCTTCCGGTACTCCAGCAACGAGGCGTGGCTGCACACCGACACCGGCGTGCTCCCGACGGCGGAATCGGCGCGGGCGGGCTGGAACTACGCGACGCCGTTCTGCGGCGCCCACCACGGCGCGGTCCAGGTGTCCTACGACATGAACCGCCTGATGCGGCTCGACGAGCCGACCGGCTACGTCGTCACGCTCAACCCGGGCGCCGGCCCGGCCGACGGGTCGGTGCTGGCCAAGATGACCTACGAACATCCCGTCTACACGCCGGAATCCGTGGCCGCCCAGCGTCGTCTGCCCGAACTGAACGACGGCACGGTCGCCTTCGCCGGCGCGTACCACGGCTGGGGGTTCCACGAGGACGGCTGCGCGTCCGGTGTCCGCGCGGCCGAGAACTTCGGAGTGCGATGGTGA
- a CDS encoding DUF1365 domain-containing protein: MVTVMAVLYDSTVAHVRRIEPPISFAHRIYLWFVDLDVPPKLPWWLRPFARFDPRDHFAPEDPSSIRSKLDRWLAARGVDLRGGRVLMLAGARMLGHNFNPITLYWCHRPDGELECVVAEVHNTYGGRHAYLLRPDEDGNAFADKEFYVSPFQSMDGEYRMAVPRPESLLSVKIALHQDGKTPLTASLRGVRRPATARWLAHMLITRPLMPHRVSALIRRHGVKLWLKKAPMTQRTPQTAGGRLDG, translated from the coding sequence ATGGTGACCGTCATGGCCGTGCTCTACGACTCCACGGTGGCGCATGTCCGGCGCATCGAGCCGCCGATCTCGTTCGCCCATCGGATCTACCTGTGGTTCGTCGACCTCGATGTGCCGCCGAAGCTGCCGTGGTGGCTTCGCCCCTTCGCACGCTTCGACCCGCGAGACCACTTCGCGCCCGAGGACCCCTCCAGCATCCGGTCCAAATTGGACCGCTGGCTCGCGGCGCGCGGCGTCGACCTCCGCGGCGGCCGGGTGCTGATGCTGGCAGGCGCGCGGATGCTCGGCCACAACTTCAACCCGATCACCCTGTACTGGTGCCACCGGCCCGACGGCGAACTCGAATGCGTCGTCGCCGAGGTGCACAACACCTACGGGGGCAGGCACGCGTACCTCCTTCGCCCCGACGAGGACGGGAACGCCTTCGCGGACAAGGAGTTCTACGTCTCGCCGTTCCAGTCGATGGACGGCGAGTACCGGATGGCGGTACCTCGGCCGGAGTCGCTGCTTTCGGTCAAGATCGCCCTGCATCAGGACGGGAAGACGCCGTTGACCGCGTCGCTGCGCGGTGTGCGGCGCCCGGCCACCGCCAGGTGGCTGGCGCACATGCTGATCACCCGTCCGCTCATGCCGCACCGGGTCTCCGCGCTGATCCGGCGGCACGGGGTCAAACTGTGGTTGAAGAAGGCGCCGATGACACAGCGGACGCCCCAGACGGCCGGAGGCAGGCTTGATGGATGA
- the sigK gene encoding ECF RNA polymerase sigma factor SigK, producing MDESARPRRMAPVPGSSGEPAGPTAEDLLVRVAKGDERAFDALYDRLAGPVLGLVRRVLRDAAQSEEVTQEVMVELWRTATRYSPERGSALNWAMTLAHRRAVDRVRSARASSDREVKATFEAARARPFDEVAEAVAARWERSQVRRCLTTLTELQRESVLLAYYQGYTYREVSEVLQTPHGTIKTRLRDGLIRLRDCLGVTA from the coding sequence ATGGATGAATCGGCACGCCCGCGCCGGATGGCGCCCGTTCCCGGAAGCAGCGGTGAACCGGCCGGACCGACGGCCGAGGATCTGCTCGTCCGGGTCGCGAAGGGGGACGAGCGGGCCTTCGACGCCTTGTACGACCGGCTCGCCGGTCCGGTCCTCGGCCTCGTGCGGCGGGTCCTCCGTGACGCCGCACAGTCCGAAGAGGTCACGCAGGAGGTCATGGTGGAGCTGTGGCGCACGGCCACGCGCTACTCCCCGGAGCGGGGGAGCGCGCTGAACTGGGCCATGACGCTCGCGCACCGCCGCGCCGTCGACCGCGTCCGCTCGGCACGCGCCAGCTCGGACCGCGAGGTGAAGGCGACTTTCGAGGCCGCCCGCGCGCGGCCCTTCGACGAGGTGGCCGAGGCCGTCGCGGCTCGCTGGGAGCGTTCGCAGGTACGCCGCTGCCTGACCACCCTCACCGAGCTGCAGCGGGAATCCGTCCTGCTCGCCTACTACCAGGGCTATACCTATCGTGAGGTCTCAGAGGTACTGCAGACCCCGCACGGAACCATCAAGACCCGGCTCCGGGACGGCCTGATCAGGCTCCGGGACTGTTTGGGGGTGACGGCATGA
- a CDS encoding anti-sigma factor, whose protein sequence is MTMPEMHTLTGAYAVDALSEVERAQFQRHLAECASCAQEVLELQMTATRLGAALAEDPPPELKRRVLAEAMATRQQPPKTRFGAGERVKDRRRAPRWAIAAVAAAVVGLAGTAVFGGIAYDNHSQLTAARERAAQYAERYAPVADVLSAVDLRTGHAETSAGGGGTVMMSRAKDRLVFMAAQLPANEPGRTYQAWLMYPGAAPKPAGLISGGQDGALLVADGLGGAEKFALSVEQAGGSPTGSPSKDVVMVMSMPT, encoded by the coding sequence ATGACCATGCCCGAAATGCACACGCTCACCGGCGCGTACGCCGTCGACGCGCTGTCCGAAGTGGAGCGAGCGCAGTTCCAGCGCCACCTCGCCGAGTGCGCCTCGTGCGCGCAAGAGGTCCTCGAACTGCAGATGACGGCGACCCGGCTCGGTGCCGCGCTGGCCGAAGACCCGCCGCCCGAACTCAAACGCCGCGTGCTCGCCGAGGCGATGGCGACCAGGCAGCAGCCGCCGAAGACGCGCTTCGGCGCGGGCGAGCGCGTCAAGGACCGGCGTCGCGCCCCGCGCTGGGCGATCGCCGCGGTGGCCGCGGCCGTCGTCGGGCTCGCGGGCACCGCCGTGTTCGGCGGGATCGCCTACGACAACCACTCGCAGCTGACGGCCGCGCGGGAGCGTGCGGCGCAGTACGCGGAGCGCTACGCCCCGGTCGCCGACGTCCTTTCGGCCGTCGATCTCCGGACCGGGCACGCCGAGACCTCGGCGGGCGGCGGTGGCACCGTGATGATGTCGCGCGCGAAGGACCGGCTGGTCTTCATGGCGGCGCAGCTGCCGGCGAACGAACCGGGCCGGACCTATCAGGCCTGGCTCATGTACCCGGGTGCCGCGCCCAAGCCCGCCGGGCTCATTTCCGGTGGTCAGGACGGTGCGCTGCTGGTCGCCGACGGGCTCGGCGGGGCGGAGAAGTTCGCGCTCAGCGTCGAACAGGCCGGTGGATCACCGACCGGGTCGCCGTCGAAGGACGTCGTCATGGTCATGTCCATGCCCACCTGA
- the ftsZ gene encoding cell division protein FtsZ yields MTPPHNYLAVIKVVGIGGGGVNAVNRMIEVGLKGVEFIAVNTDAQALLMSDADVKLDIGRELTRGLGAGAAPEVGQKAAEDHREEIEEVIKGADMVFVTAGEGGGTGTGGAPVVAQIARKLGALTIGVVTRPFTFEGKRRSKQAEEGIQQLRNECDTLIVIPNDRLLQLGDIGVSLMDAFRSADEVLLSGVQGITDLITTPGLINLDFADVKSVMSGAGSALMGIGSARGEGRAIQAAEKAINSPLLEASMDGAHGALLSIAGGSDLGLFEINEAASLVQESAHPDANIIFGTIIDDSLGDEVRVTVIAAGFDAGTPTHKKLDPPAFGSRTNSTASAQAGQVNGGGATPVQSPPSGATPVPSTGSNGYPVAPPRTHTPMLSTRNEGNGSLSGGLPQPGGGSRGYSPIGSNTNHGSLPGRATPVHDDPSDDEVDVPPFMRR; encoded by the coding sequence ATGACGCCCCCGCACAACTACCTTGCGGTGATCAAGGTCGTCGGTATCGGCGGCGGCGGCGTGAACGCCGTGAACCGCATGATCGAGGTCGGCCTCAAGGGCGTCGAGTTCATCGCGGTGAACACCGACGCGCAGGCACTGCTCATGTCCGACGCCGACGTCAAACTCGACATCGGCCGGGAACTGACCCGCGGCCTCGGTGCCGGCGCCGCCCCCGAGGTGGGGCAGAAGGCCGCCGAGGACCACCGCGAAGAGATCGAAGAGGTCATCAAGGGCGCCGACATGGTGTTCGTGACCGCGGGCGAGGGCGGTGGCACCGGCACCGGTGGCGCGCCGGTCGTCGCCCAGATCGCCCGCAAACTCGGCGCGCTGACCATCGGCGTCGTCACCCGCCCGTTCACCTTCGAGGGCAAGCGCCGCAGCAAGCAGGCCGAAGAGGGCATCCAGCAGCTGCGCAACGAATGCGACACGCTCATCGTGATCCCGAACGACCGGCTGCTGCAGCTGGGCGACATCGGCGTCTCGCTGATGGACGCCTTCCGTTCGGCGGACGAGGTGCTGCTGTCCGGTGTCCAGGGCATCACCGACCTGATCACCACGCCGGGTCTGATCAACCTGGACTTCGCCGACGTCAAGAGCGTCATGTCCGGCGCGGGTTCCGCGCTGATGGGCATCGGCTCGGCGCGCGGCGAGGGCCGGGCGATCCAGGCCGCGGAGAAGGCGATCAACTCGCCGCTGCTGGAAGCGTCGATGGACGGGGCGCACGGCGCGCTGCTGTCGATCGCGGGCGGATCGGACCTCGGCCTGTTCGAGATCAACGAAGCCGCGTCGCTGGTGCAGGAGTCCGCGCACCCCGACGCCAACATCATCTTCGGGACGATCATCGACGACTCGCTCGGCGACGAGGTCCGGGTCACCGTGATCGCGGCCGGTTTCGACGCCGGCACCCCGACGCACAAGAAGCTCGACCCGCCGGCGTTCGGCTCCCGCACGAACTCGACCGCGTCCGCGCAGGCCGGCCAGGTCAACGGTGGCGGGGCGACCCCGGTGCAGAGCCCGCCTTCGGGTGCCACGCCGGTGCCGTCGACCGGTTCGAACGGCTACCCGGTCGCGCCGCCGCGCACGCACACGCCGATGCTGTCCACCCGTAACGAGGGGAACGGTTCGCTGAGCGGCGGGCTCCCGCAGCCCGGCGGCGGTTCGCGCGGCTACTCGCCGATCGGGTCGAACACGAACCACGGCAGCCTGCCCGGCCGTGCCACCCCGGTGCACGACGACCCGTCGGACGACGAGGTCGACGTGCCGCCGTTCATGCGCCGGTAG
- the pgeF gene encoding peptidoglycan editing factor PgeF has protein sequence MRVRRVVTTRAGGASRAPYDTFNLGDHVGDDAGDVYANRKRLATELGLAEDRLAWMEQVHGRTATVVDGSETSAAEATDALVTAEPGLALVVLVADCVPLLLADAEAGVVAAVHAGRVGARVGVVPAAVEAMRSLGAEPARTEALLGPAICGDCYEVPADMAADVEKHVPGSACKTRKGTPGLDLRAGLWRQLADLGVGKIGVDPRCTNEDKTLFSFRRDGTTGRIAGITWLDAS, from the coding sequence GTGCGGGTACGGCGGGTCGTCACGACACGGGCGGGCGGGGCCTCCCGCGCGCCTTACGACACCTTCAACCTCGGTGATCACGTCGGCGACGACGCGGGCGACGTCTACGCCAACCGCAAGCGCCTCGCCACCGAACTCGGCCTCGCCGAGGACAGGCTGGCCTGGATGGAGCAGGTCCACGGCCGGACCGCGACCGTCGTGGACGGCTCGGAGACCTCCGCCGCCGAAGCGACCGACGCGCTCGTAACGGCCGAGCCCGGCCTCGCGCTCGTGGTGCTCGTCGCCGACTGCGTGCCTCTTCTGCTGGCCGACGCCGAAGCCGGTGTCGTCGCCGCCGTCCACGCGGGCCGCGTCGGCGCCAGGGTCGGCGTCGTCCCCGCCGCGGTCGAGGCGATGCGTTCGCTCGGCGCCGAACCGGCCAGGACCGAAGCGCTGCTCGGTCCCGCGATCTGCGGCGACTGTTACGAAGTCCCCGCGGACATGGCCGCCGACGTCGAAAAGCACGTGCCGGGCAGTGCCTGCAAAACCCGCAAGGGCACGCCGGGGCTCGATCTGCGCGCCGGTCTCTGGCGGCAGCTGGCCGACCTCGGCGTCGGCAAGATCGGTGTGGATCCGCGCTGTACCAACGAAGACAAGACGTTGTTCAGCTTCCGCCGCGACGGCACGACGGGCCGGATCGCCGGGATCACGTGGCTGGACGCGTCGTGA
- a CDS encoding YggS family pyridoxal phosphate-dependent enzyme, with product MSDARKGELAASLAEVEERIAAACESAGRARDEVKLLAVTKTFPALDAALLADLGALDLAENRDQEAGAKAEEVAELRPDARIRWHMVGSLQRNKAKSVVRWADEVQSVDSERLAEALAKATKSALESGQREHPLDVLIQVSLDDDPKRGGIRLSDVSHLAERIAHVGDIRLRGLMAVAPLGTDPAEAFGKLARASERLREEHPNAREISAGMSNDLEQAIAHGSTCVRVGTALLGGRGLASP from the coding sequence GTGAGTGACGCCCGCAAGGGGGAACTCGCCGCTTCCCTCGCCGAAGTGGAAGAGCGGATCGCGGCCGCGTGCGAGTCCGCCGGCCGGGCCCGCGACGAGGTCAAACTGCTCGCGGTCACCAAGACCTTCCCGGCGCTCGACGCCGCGCTGCTCGCCGACCTCGGCGCGCTCGATCTCGCCGAGAACCGCGATCAGGAAGCGGGCGCGAAGGCCGAAGAGGTCGCCGAGCTGCGCCCGGACGCCCGGATCCGCTGGCATATGGTCGGCAGCCTGCAGCGGAACAAGGCCAAATCGGTCGTGCGGTGGGCCGACGAGGTCCAGTCCGTCGACTCCGAACGGCTGGCCGAGGCGCTCGCGAAAGCGACCAAGTCGGCCCTCGAATCCGGGCAACGCGAGCACCCGTTGGACGTCCTCATTCAAGTAAGTCTCGATGACGATCCGAAGCGCGGGGGCATTCGGTTGAGCGACGTGAGCCATTTGGCGGAGCGGATAGCCCATGTGGGTGATATTCGCCTCCGGGGGCTTATGGCGGTCGCGCCGCTGGGTACTGATCCCGCGGAGGCGTTCGGGAAACTCGCCCGAGCGTCGGAGCGTCTACGGGAAGAACACCCAAATGCCCGTGAGATCTCCGCCGGAATGAGCAATGATCTCGAGCAGGCGATCGCGCACGGGTCGACCTGTGTGCGTGTCGGAACCGCGTTGCTCGGTGGACGCGGTTTAGCCTCGCCTTAG
- a CDS encoding cell division protein SepF codes for MSALQKLKAYFGMVPADEDGYDVEDEYRRGYTDDEYDYDDEPPARSRGGRYRDEVDTYDEPAPRPRSRSVASPEPAVHGALAMDRQPEPVARLRPVTEPVRPAVRDPLSRITTLHPTSYAEARAIGEHYREGIPVIMNLTEMENADAKRLVDFAAGLAFALRGSMDKVTNKVFLLSPPDVDVTAEDRRRIAEGGLFLRG; via the coding sequence ATGAGCGCGCTGCAGAAGCTGAAGGCCTACTTCGGGATGGTGCCCGCGGACGAAGACGGCTATGACGTCGAGGATGAGTACCGGCGAGGCTACACCGACGACGAGTACGACTACGACGACGAGCCGCCGGCCCGGTCACGGGGTGGACGTTACCGGGACGAAGTTGACACTTACGACGAGCCCGCGCCCCGGCCCCGGTCACGCTCCGTGGCCAGTCCGGAGCCGGCCGTCCACGGAGCGCTGGCGATGGACCGTCAGCCGGAGCCGGTCGCGCGGCTGCGGCCGGTCACCGAGCCGGTGCGTCCGGCGGTGCGTGACCCGTTGAGCCGGATCACGACGCTGCACCCGACGAGCTACGCGGAAGCGCGCGCGATCGGGGAGCACTACCGGGAGGGCATCCCGGTGATCATGAACCTCACGGAGATGGAGAACGCGGACGCGAAGCGTCTCGTCGACTTCGCCGCGGGGCTCGCTTTCGCGTTGCGCGGATCGATGGACAAGGTCACCAACAAGGTGTTCCTTCTCTCACCGCCCGATGTGGATGTCACCGCGGAGGACCGTCGGCGGATTGCCGAAGGCGGATTATTCCTGCGCGGCTGA